The Deinococcus aquaticus genomic interval TGGGGGCCTTCTCGACCTTCTGGCCGATGGTGGCGGTTTCCTTCTCGACCTGCTTGTTGATCAGGATCTGCTGCCCGATGCCGATCAGGGTGGACAGGATGATGTAGATGGTCACGCCTGCCGGGAAGGTCAGCGCGAAGTACAGGAAGATCAGGTAGATGAACGCCTGCTGACGGAACATGTCCGGGTTCTTGCGGGTCATGACGTACAGCTGCCCGATGTTCACGATCAGGTACACGACGGCCAGCAGGTACAGCGGGTCGGGAATGGCGAGGTCCGGCAGCCACAGGAAGCCGCTGTCGAACTCGAAGTTCCGGATGGTGGACCACAGCGCGATCAGCACCGGGAACGGAATGAACGTGGAGAAGCACCCGGCCGGGTTGAAGTTGTAATCGCGGTACAGCTGGGCCATCTCGGCCTGCATGGCCTTCTGCGAGTCGGCGTCCTTGCGGTCCTTGTACTTGTCCTGCAGTTCCTTGATCTTGGGCTGCATGACCTGCATGCGGGCGGTGGTGCGGCCCTGCGCCTGCATCAGGGGCCACATGACGGCGCGCAGCAGCACGGTCAGGACCATCAGCACCAGTCCCCAGTTCCCGATGACCTTGTACAGGGCTTCCATCAGTTTCACGATGTACAGGCTGATCTGACCGAAGAAGTTCGGCTGGAACAGGCCGGGCAGCGTGGTGTAGCCGCTCTGGTACAGGTGGATCAGTTCGTTCTTGCCGCCGTAGATTTCCAGGTTGCTGCTGGCAGGGACGGACGCGCTGATCAGGCCCTGCGCGCCGCCGGTCAGGGTGGCGTTCACGGGCGCGGCGGGTTCATTGCCGGGCGCGGCCGCGTTGGCGCTGGCGGTCGTCTGCGGCTGGATGATCAGGGCGTGCGCGACCTGACTGGGGTTTTCCTGCAGCGCGGCGTAGCGGATGTTCTTGACGTTCAGCGAGCCGTTGCCCTGCACGGCGGCCGGTTGCGGCGCGCCCTGCGAGAGGCCCTGCACGCGGGGGTTGTCGGCCTTGCCGAGGCCGGGGAACAGGATGTTCACGCGCTCGGGGCCGCCCGTGACCTCGGTCTTCAGGTCGATCTTGAAGTTGCGGGGGTGCAGGGTGACGGTCTTGGTGACGGTCACGCCGCCCTGCTCGTAGCGGAACACGGCATCCTGGCGGTTGGCGGTCACGTCGGTGGTCAGGCCGGTGGGGGCGGTCACCTGGGCGTCGGCGGCCGGGTCGAGCGTGCCTGCGGCCTGAACGGCCAGCGCCTTGCGCTCCCCGACCATGTTCACGATGCCCTTCTGATCTTTCAGGGCGCTGAAGTCACGGGTGCCGTCGGCGCGCTGCTTGATGTACGGCGTGCCGGCGTAGCTCTTGATGTACCAGCCGATGATCTCGCCGCGCGCGTTGAACACCACGTCCTGCAGGTTGCTGGTCGCGATGAACTCGTCGCCGGGCCGACCGTCGAAGTCGGCGGTGATCCATTCGGACGTGATGGCCTTACCGAAGGTGGGGAGGGGGCCGGTCTGACTGCAGCTGCTCAGGAGCAGCGCGCCGCCGATGGCCACGAGGGGAAGCAGGTGTCTTGTCTTCATGGGGTGTGGGGTCGCCTTTTGGGGAAGTGCTCGGGCACCGGGTCGAACCCGCCCGGCACCAGGGGATTGCAGCGCAACACGCGCCAGGAGGCCAGCCACGCGCCACGCGCCGCGCCGTGCCGTTCGATGGCCTGCGCCGCGTACTCCGAGCAGGTGGGGGTAAAGCGGCAGGTGGGCACGGGCTTGCGCGGGGACAGCGCCGATTGATAGTACCGGACGGCGCGCAGCAGACCGCGGGCCGCGAGCCCCCCGGCGGGACGCGGATCCGGACCCGTCACGCCCCACCGTCCGGGGTGGGTGTCACGTCGGCCACGGTGGGGACAGAGACGGAGGAAGGCACGGAAGCAGATACGTCCCGCGCCGGACGGACGTTCCCGCCGGTCCGGTCCTGCGCCGGGGTGCCCGGCCCCTGGCTGCTCTGGCCGGCCCTGTCCTGACCCGCACTGTTCTGGGTGCCATTGTTCTGGCCGGCCTTGTTCTGGCCGCCGCCCGGCCCGCCGCGTTTCACGCGTCCCGGCGCGCGGGAGAGCGCGCGGACCAGGGCGGCCTGCAACTCCGGGAACGGCACGGTCAGCACCGCCGGGTTGGGCAGCAGAATCGCGCGGCAGGGGGGCAGGCCGCCGGGCAGCGTGCGCAGCGCCTCGCGCATGCGGCGGCGGGCGCGGTTGCGGTCCACGGCGCGCTTGAGGGTCTTCTTGCTGACCACGATGCCCACGATCGCGCGGGGCCGCCACGTCTCGCCGTGCCGGGGGCGGTACTCGGTGACGCGCAGCGTGAACAGCGGGTCGCGCACGGGCACGCCGTGACTGCGGACCTTACGGAATTCCCGGTCACCACGCAACGAATCCAGCGCCACCGGACGGCGGGGCCGTTCCTGCGTGGCGCTGGACTGAACTGCACGGGCGATAGGAGTCGCTCCTGAAGGCAGGGGCTTACTCGTCGGCGACGGTGAGCT includes:
- the yidD gene encoding membrane protein insertion efficiency factor YidD, which translates into the protein MTGPDPRPAGGLAARGLLRAVRYYQSALSPRKPVPTCRFTPTCSEYAAQAIERHGAARGAWLASWRVLRCNPLVPGGFDPVPEHFPKRRPHTP
- the yidC gene encoding membrane protein insertase YidC, translated to MKTRHLLPLVAIGGALLLSSCSQTGPLPTFGKAITSEWITADFDGRPGDEFIATSNLQDVVFNARGEIIGWYIKSYAGTPYIKQRADGTRDFSALKDQKGIVNMVGERKALAVQAAGTLDPAADAQVTAPTGLTTDVTANRQDAVFRYEQGGVTVTKTVTLHPRNFKIDLKTEVTGGPERVNILFPGLGKADNPRVQGLSQGAPQPAAVQGNGSLNVKNIRYAALQENPSQVAHALIIQPQTTASANAAAPGNEPAAPVNATLTGGAQGLISASVPASSNLEIYGGKNELIHLYQSGYTTLPGLFQPNFFGQISLYIVKLMEALYKVIGNWGLVLMVLTVLLRAVMWPLMQAQGRTTARMQVMQPKIKELQDKYKDRKDADSQKAMQAEMAQLYRDYNFNPAGCFSTFIPFPVLIALWSTIRNFEFDSGFLWLPDLAIPDPLYLLAVVYLIVNIGQLYVMTRKNPDMFRQQAFIYLIFLYFALTFPAGVTIYIILSTLIGIGQQILINKQVEKETATIGQKVEKAPTRPAGKSKPSKTIDAPKK